The Kitasatospora sp. NBC_00374 genome has a segment encoding these proteins:
- a CDS encoding GntR family transcriptional regulator: MALDQDRAAGSLYRRVAADLREAITSGSYGEAGRLPAEGALAEQYGVSRGTVRQALAMLRADGLVTSRRGTRRVVLGTARVQSFSELLSFTHWARSMGEEPGGRLESLIRRPADAAEREHLRLEPGTEVYVTLRLRTLSGTPVMVERTVYPPRVGEVVARLPADVVSHTEPLREHGILFTDADHTIDVVAANADDARLLGCRRGSPLLRERRRTTDPTGTPVEWSQDRYLPGTVAFSVHNSLAASALSRHTRADD; this comes from the coding sequence GTGGCACTCGACCAGGACCGCGCCGCCGGCTCGCTCTACCGCCGGGTGGCCGCCGACCTGCGCGAAGCGATCACCTCAGGCAGCTACGGCGAGGCCGGCCGGCTCCCCGCCGAAGGCGCGCTCGCCGAGCAGTACGGGGTGTCCCGGGGCACCGTGCGGCAGGCCCTCGCGATGCTCAGGGCCGACGGACTGGTCACCTCGCGTCGCGGCACCCGCCGGGTCGTCCTCGGCACCGCCCGGGTGCAGAGCTTCTCCGAACTCCTCAGCTTCACCCACTGGGCCCGCTCCATGGGGGAGGAGCCCGGCGGCCGGCTGGAGTCCCTGATCCGCCGCCCCGCGGACGCCGCCGAACGCGAGCACCTGCGGCTCGAACCCGGCACCGAGGTCTACGTGACCCTGCGGCTGCGCACCCTGTCCGGTACCCCGGTGATGGTCGAGCGCACCGTCTATCCGCCCCGGGTCGGCGAGGTGGTCGCCAGACTGCCCGCCGACGTGGTCTCGCACACCGAGCCCCTGCGCGAGCACGGCATCCTGTTCACCGACGCCGACCACACCATCGACGTGGTCGCGGCCAACGCCGACGACGCCCGGCTGCTCGGCTGCCGCCGGGGCAGCCCGCTGCTGCGGGAGCGCCGCCGCACCACCGACCCCACGGGAACCCCGGTCGAGTGGTCCCAGGACCGTTACCTGCCCGGCACGGTGGCCTTCAGCGTCCACAACTCCCTGGCGGCCTCGGCGCTCTCGCGCCACACCCGCGCCGACGACTGA
- a CDS encoding amidohydrolase family protein has product MSDGVVLHIGGRVLVGPEEVRDELWVVDGRVTFDRPAHAADVRTVTGWVLPGLVDAHCHVGLDAHGAVDAATSEKQALTDRDAGTLLIRDAGSAADTRWIDDREDLPRIIRAGRHIARTRRYIRNYAHEIEPGDLTAYVRREARRGDGWVKLVGDWIDRDRGDLAACWPGDALKEAIAAAHAEGARVTAHCFAAESLPDLLAAGIDCVEHATGLTEELIPQFAERQVAIVPTLVNIATFPGLAAGGESRFPAWSAHMRRLHARRYDTVGAARDAGIPIFVGTDAGGSLAHGLVAEEAAELVKAGLSATEALDAASWRARAWLGRDGLTEGAPADLVVYAEDPRADIRVLADPRLVVLRGRIVG; this is encoded by the coding sequence ATGAGCGACGGCGTGGTGCTGCACATCGGGGGCCGGGTGCTGGTCGGCCCCGAGGAGGTCCGGGACGAGCTGTGGGTGGTCGACGGGCGGGTGACCTTCGACCGGCCCGCGCACGCGGCCGACGTCCGGACGGTGACCGGCTGGGTGCTGCCCGGCCTGGTGGACGCGCACTGCCACGTCGGCCTGGACGCGCACGGCGCCGTGGACGCCGCGACCAGCGAGAAGCAGGCGCTCACCGACCGTGACGCCGGCACCCTGCTGATCCGGGACGCCGGTTCGGCCGCCGACACCCGCTGGATCGACGACCGCGAGGACCTGCCCCGGATCATCCGGGCCGGCCGGCACATCGCCCGCACCCGCCGCTACATCCGCAACTACGCGCACGAGATCGAGCCCGGCGACCTGACCGCGTACGTCCGCCGGGAGGCCCGGCGCGGTGACGGCTGGGTGAAGCTGGTCGGCGACTGGATCGACCGCGACCGCGGTGACCTGGCGGCCTGCTGGCCCGGGGACGCGCTGAAGGAGGCGATCGCCGCGGCGCACGCCGAGGGCGCGCGGGTGACGGCGCACTGCTTCGCGGCCGAGTCGCTGCCCGACCTGCTGGCGGCCGGGATCGACTGCGTCGAGCACGCCACCGGCCTGACCGAGGAGTTGATCCCGCAGTTCGCCGAGCGCCAGGTGGCGATCGTCCCGACGCTGGTCAACATCGCCACCTTCCCGGGCCTGGCCGCGGGCGGCGAGAGCAGGTTCCCGGCCTGGTCGGCGCACATGCGGCGGCTGCACGCGCGCCGGTACGACACGGTCGGCGCGGCCCGGGACGCGGGCATCCCGATCTTCGTGGGGACCGACGCGGGCGGCTCGCTGGCGCACGGCCTGGTGGCCGAGGAGGCGGCGGAGCTGGTGAAGGCCGGGCTGTCGGCCACCGAGGCGCTGGACGCGGCCAGTTGGCGGGCCCGCGCCTGGCTGGGCCGGGACGGGCTGACCGAGGGGGCGCCGGCCGACCTGGTGGTCTACGCCGAGGACCCGCGGGCGGACATCCGGGTGCTGGCCGATCCGCGCCTGGTGGTGCTCCGGGGGCGGATCGTCGGCTGA
- a CDS encoding ABC transporter substrate-binding protein yields MTVYRPRAAALAAVLTAAALSLSACGSAGTSAKSGDTAVGAKKEAKDATSAADFGGMDALVAAAKKEGKLHVITLPKDWANYGKIMDSFKAKYGIEIEDENPDGSSQDEINAITSRKGQDRAPDVVDLGSAFAVSAAKDGLLAPYKVANFDKVPATMKEATGLTVNDYGGYISIGCDAKAIPVCPKTFADLLKPEYKGKVALNGNPTKSGSAFGGVYAAALANGGSLDNIQPGIDFFAKLKQSGNFVPVESTPATVEKGETPISIDWSYLNAGYTDEFKGKGIDWQVAVPSDGSYAQYYNQGINKWAPHPAAARLWQEYLFSAEGQNLFLGGYATPSLFDALKKDGTLDAAAAAKLPTVEKPFTTFPTQDQITAAKKVVTENWTKAIAG; encoded by the coding sequence GTGACCGTGTACCGCCCTCGTGCCGCCGCCCTCGCGGCCGTGCTGACCGCCGCCGCGCTCTCCCTCTCCGCCTGCGGCTCGGCGGGGACCTCCGCCAAGTCCGGTGACACCGCCGTCGGCGCGAAGAAGGAGGCCAAGGACGCCACCTCGGCCGCCGACTTCGGCGGGATGGACGCCCTGGTCGCCGCCGCCAAGAAGGAGGGCAAGCTGCACGTCATCACGCTGCCCAAGGACTGGGCGAACTACGGCAAGATCATGGACTCGTTCAAGGCCAAGTACGGCATCGAGATCGAGGACGAGAACCCGGACGGCTCCAGCCAGGACGAGATCAACGCGATCACCTCCCGCAAGGGCCAGGACCGCGCCCCCGACGTCGTCGACCTGGGCAGCGCCTTCGCCGTCTCGGCCGCCAAGGACGGCCTGCTCGCCCCCTACAAGGTGGCGAACTTCGACAAGGTCCCGGCCACCATGAAGGAGGCCACCGGCCTCACCGTCAACGACTACGGCGGCTACATCTCGATCGGCTGCGACGCCAAGGCCATCCCGGTCTGCCCGAAGACCTTCGCGGACCTGCTGAAGCCCGAGTACAAGGGCAAGGTCGCCCTGAACGGCAACCCGACCAAGTCCGGCTCGGCCTTCGGCGGCGTGTACGCGGCGGCCCTCGCCAACGGCGGCTCGCTGGACAACATCCAGCCCGGCATCGACTTCTTCGCCAAGCTCAAGCAGAGCGGCAACTTCGTGCCGGTCGAGTCCACCCCGGCCACCGTCGAGAAGGGTGAGACCCCGATCTCGATCGACTGGTCCTACCTGAACGCCGGCTACACCGACGAGTTCAAGGGCAAGGGCATCGACTGGCAGGTCGCCGTCCCGTCCGACGGCTCGTACGCCCAGTACTACAACCAGGGCATCAACAAGTGGGCCCCGCACCCGGCCGCCGCGCGGCTGTGGCAGGAGTACCTGTTCAGCGCCGAGGGCCAGAACCTCTTCCTCGGCGGCTACGCCACCCCGTCCCTCTTCGACGCCCTGAAGAAGGACGGCACCCTCGACGCCGCGGCCGCCGCCAAGCTGCCGACCGTCGAGAAGCCCTTCACCACCTTCCCGACCCAGGACCAGATCACGGCCGCGAAGAAGGTCGTGACCGAGAACTGGACCAAGGCGATCGCAGGCTGA
- a CDS encoding ABC transporter permease: MAQLTSRSRLGRIQPGRGLVLLVAALYFLIPMGASVWFSISDKNGIGFQAYTGLLGAEGFTDSLWLTLKLALATVVLLLLLLVPAMIAARLGSPRLRTVLEVLCTLPLVVPPVALTAGMIGVLRWGPDYLMDTPFFQTFVFIQQPEFPIVLVLAYVLMALPLAYRALDAGLRSVDVRTLVEAARNCGASWPRSVFTVILPNLRGALLNASFLTLALVLGEFTAASILGYQPFPVWIYAVGNSQGQMSVAVSVLSLLITWVLLLLLAAAGRERRHKPAHS, from the coding sequence ATGGCTCAGCTGACCTCCCGCTCCCGGCTCGGCCGGATCCAGCCCGGCCGCGGCCTCGTGCTGCTGGTGGCGGCGCTGTACTTCCTGATCCCGATGGGCGCCTCCGTCTGGTTCTCCATCAGCGACAAGAACGGCATCGGCTTCCAGGCCTACACCGGCCTGCTCGGCGCCGAGGGCTTCACCGACAGCCTCTGGCTGACCCTGAAGCTGGCCCTGGCCACCGTGGTCCTGCTCCTGCTGCTGCTGGTGCCCGCGATGATCGCCGCCCGGCTGGGCTCGCCCCGGCTGCGCACGGTGCTCGAAGTGCTCTGCACCCTGCCGCTGGTGGTGCCCCCGGTGGCACTCACCGCCGGCATGATCGGCGTCCTGCGCTGGGGCCCGGACTACCTGATGGACACGCCGTTCTTCCAGACCTTCGTGTTCATCCAGCAGCCCGAGTTCCCGATCGTGCTGGTGCTCGCGTACGTGCTGATGGCGCTGCCGCTCGCCTACCGCGCCCTGGACGCCGGACTGCGCTCGGTGGACGTCCGCACCCTGGTCGAGGCCGCCCGCAACTGCGGTGCGAGCTGGCCGCGTTCGGTCTTCACGGTGATTCTGCCCAACCTGCGCGGCGCCCTGCTGAACGCCTCCTTCCTGACCCTCGCCCTGGTGCTCGGCGAGTTCACCGCCGCCTCGATCCTCGGCTACCAGCCGTTCCCGGTCTGGATCTACGCGGTCGGCAACAGCCAGGGCCAGATGTCCGTCGCGGTCTCGGTGCTCAGCCTCCTGATCACCTGGGTCCTGCTGCTCCTGCTGGCCGCGGCCGGCCGCGAGCGCCGCCACAAGCCCGCCCACTCCTGA
- a CDS encoding ABC transporter permease, translated as MTTAPTPVPTPAATDNLSGGPGASGTATPAPSRSHARKRRGPRGGSWTATLPLFAFFAIAFGLPAVAIVIGAFTLSSDAETGAGGFTTANITDSVSGAYWTALVSSVKLSALTALIGTLVGLPIAQAVVGSRFRMLREAVLTASGVLANFGGLPLAFAFVATLGNAGELTKLFHLTDHGWTLYSFTGLTVAYLYFLIPLMVLTITPALDGLRVQWREAAQNNRATGLQYWRYVALPILLPSLLGGFVLLFGSAFAAYATAAAMVGATVPLISRQIADALSGNVLVGQGNLALALSLDMIIVAVLVMAIYLPLQRRSARWLS; from the coding sequence ATGACCACGGCTCCCACCCCGGTGCCGACCCCGGCCGCCACTGACAACCTCAGTGGCGGCCCCGGGGCGTCCGGCACCGCAACCCCCGCCCCCTCCCGTTCGCACGCCAGGAAGCGCCGCGGCCCCCGCGGCGGCTCCTGGACGGCCACCCTCCCGCTGTTCGCGTTCTTCGCGATCGCCTTCGGCCTCCCGGCCGTCGCCATCGTGATCGGCGCCTTCACCCTCTCCAGTGACGCGGAGACCGGCGCCGGCGGCTTCACCACCGCCAACATCACCGACTCGGTCTCCGGTGCGTACTGGACCGCCCTGGTCAGCAGCGTCAAGCTGTCCGCGCTGACCGCGCTGATCGGCACCCTGGTCGGCCTGCCGATCGCCCAGGCCGTGGTCGGCTCCCGGTTCCGGATGCTGCGCGAGGCGGTACTGACCGCCTCCGGCGTGCTCGCCAACTTCGGCGGCCTGCCGCTCGCCTTCGCCTTCGTGGCGACCCTGGGCAACGCCGGCGAGCTGACCAAGCTGTTCCACCTGACCGACCACGGCTGGACGCTCTACAGCTTCACCGGCCTGACGGTGGCCTACCTGTACTTCCTGATCCCGCTGATGGTGCTCACCATCACCCCGGCCCTGGACGGCCTGCGGGTCCAGTGGCGCGAGGCGGCCCAGAACAACCGGGCCACCGGCCTGCAGTACTGGCGGTACGTCGCCCTGCCGATCCTGCTGCCCTCGCTGCTCGGCGGCTTCGTGCTGCTGTTCGGCAGCGCCTTCGCGGCGTACGCGACGGCCGCCGCGATGGTCGGCGCGACCGTGCCCCTGATCAGCCGCCAGATCGCCGACGCGCTCTCCGGCAACGTGCTGGTCGGCCAGGGCAACCTCGCGCTCGCCCTCAGCCTCGACATGATCATCGTCGCCGTCCTGGTGATGGCGATCTACCTGCCCCTCCAGCGCCGGAGCGCCCGATGGCTCAGCTGA
- a CDS encoding uracil-DNA glycosylase has translation MAPRPLHEIVEPGWAEALQPVAGRVAAMGDFLRAELSAGRTYLPSGPNVLRAFQQPFDQVRVLIVGQDPYPTPGHAVGLSFSVAPEVRPIPASLVNIFQEYGRDLGHPAPANGDLTPWAEQGVLLLNRALTTAPRNPAAHRGKGWEEVTEQAIRALVARGGPLVAILWGRDARNLRPVLGQVPSVESAHPSPMSADRGFFGSRPFSRANDLLVRQGAQPVDWRLP, from the coding sequence ATGGCACCGCGTCCCCTCCACGAGATCGTCGAACCCGGCTGGGCCGAGGCCCTGCAACCGGTGGCCGGGCGGGTCGCCGCCATGGGCGACTTCCTGCGCGCCGAGCTGTCGGCCGGCCGTACCTATCTGCCCTCCGGGCCGAACGTGCTGCGGGCGTTCCAGCAGCCGTTCGACCAGGTGCGGGTACTGATCGTCGGTCAGGACCCGTACCCGACGCCGGGGCACGCGGTCGGCCTGAGCTTCTCGGTGGCGCCGGAGGTCCGGCCGATCCCCGCCAGCCTGGTGAACATCTTCCAGGAGTACGGACGCGACCTCGGCCACCCCGCGCCCGCCAACGGCGACCTCACCCCGTGGGCCGAGCAGGGCGTGCTGCTGCTCAACCGGGCGCTGACCACCGCCCCGCGCAACCCGGCCGCGCACCGCGGCAAGGGCTGGGAGGAGGTCACCGAGCAGGCGATCCGGGCGCTGGTGGCGCGCGGCGGCCCGCTGGTGGCGATCCTCTGGGGGCGTGACGCCCGCAACCTGCGCCCCGTCCTGGGCCAGGTGCCGTCGGTGGAGTCCGCGCACCCGAGCCCGATGTCGGCCGACCGGGGCTTCTTCGGCTCCCGCCCGTTCAGCCGGGCCAACGACCTGCTGGTCCGCCAGGGCGCGCAGCCCGTCGACTGGCGCCTGCCGTAA
- a CDS encoding ABC transporter ATP-binding protein codes for MTTVTAPVAGVPLAPGSATVEFRSLRRSFGATTALDGLDLTVHPGELLALLGPSGCGKTTALRILAGFEQHDSGQVLVDGEDITRIPAHRRDAGMVFQSYSLFPHLTAADNVAFGLRMRGVGKAERRKRAKELLELVGLPQHADRYPHQMSGGQQQRIALARALALQPRVLLLDEPLSALDAKVRLNLREEIRRLQQELGITTLFVTHDQEEALSMADRVAVLRSGRLEQCAAPSELYARPATAFVAEFVGTMSRIPAVRAADGVEVLGRRHAVDGTIPADGPLDVLVRPENVTLRPAAGGHAQVVGASFLGAVTRLTVRLADGTSVKADLATELAAALPIGSRADLALPERPVLVDRRVS; via the coding sequence ATGACCACGGTTACCGCCCCCGTCGCCGGTGTGCCGCTCGCACCCGGCAGCGCGACCGTCGAATTCCGTTCGCTGCGCCGCTCGTTCGGCGCCACCACCGCGCTGGACGGGCTGGACCTGACCGTCCACCCCGGCGAGCTGCTCGCCCTGCTCGGCCCGTCCGGCTGCGGGAAGACCACCGCGCTGCGAATCCTGGCCGGCTTCGAGCAGCACGACTCGGGCCAGGTCCTGGTCGACGGCGAGGACATCACCAGGATCCCGGCGCACCGCCGTGACGCGGGCATGGTGTTCCAGTCGTACAGCCTCTTCCCGCACCTGACCGCCGCCGACAACGTCGCCTTCGGGCTGCGGATGCGGGGCGTCGGCAAGGCCGAGCGCCGCAAGCGCGCCAAGGAGCTGCTGGAGCTGGTCGGCCTGCCGCAGCACGCCGACCGCTACCCGCACCAGATGTCGGGCGGCCAGCAGCAGCGCATCGCGCTGGCCCGGGCACTGGCCCTGCAGCCCCGGGTGCTGCTGCTCGACGAGCCGCTCTCCGCCCTGGACGCCAAGGTCCGGCTCAACCTCCGCGAGGAGATCCGCCGCCTCCAGCAGGAACTCGGCATCACCACCCTGTTCGTGACCCACGACCAGGAGGAGGCACTGTCGATGGCCGACCGTGTCGCGGTGCTGCGCAGCGGCCGCCTGGAGCAGTGCGCCGCCCCGTCCGAGCTGTACGCCCGCCCGGCCACCGCGTTCGTCGCCGAGTTCGTCGGCACCATGAGCCGGATACCCGCCGTCCGGGCGGCCGACGGGGTCGAGGTGCTCGGCCGCCGCCACGCGGTGGACGGCACGATCCCCGCCGACGGTCCGCTGGACGTCCTGGTCCGGCCGGAGAACGTCACCCTGCGGCCCGCCGCGGGCGGCCACGCACAGGTGGTCGGGGCGTCGTTCCTGGGCGCCGTGACCCGGCTGACCGTCCGGCTGGCGGACGGGACCTCGGTCAAGGCCGACCTGGCGACCGAGCTCGCCGCGGCGCTGC
- a CDS encoding TauD/TfdA family dioxygenase, giving the protein MTLSPYWLRDNCPCTECRDPRNGQKLFQIGELPDGLAAVEEVERDGRLEVRWSDGHRSAYPLGWLDEAGEVDGRTEQGKRLWAAADFTRGLPEADWTAYLADPAERAAVLGAVRHLGFAVLRGVPGEDRQVLEVARTFGYVRRTNYGELFDVRIEPDPNNLAFTSAAIAPHTDNPYRDPVPTLQLLHCLRNDATGGDSGLVDGFRAADLLRTEHPADFAVLTATPVPFVFRDRRTELSAEQPLIGTDPRGRIREVRFNNRSIGTLRLPAAELDAFYAAYRRFAAITLRPELRLTFRLGPGDCLIFDNTRLLHARTAFEQDGHRHLQGCYADLDSLASTLAVLHRRSAALDTLEQLFEGEGAAEYLGEEVTMAQHMLQAGALAEAAGAPPHLVAAALLHDVGHFNGSGLELMQGRDNRHSHTGADWLGRWFGPEVTEPVRLHVAAKRYLCAVEPGYRERLSEASEYTLRVQGGPMDEREAAGFAALPGAADAVAVRRWDEQAKDAGARIPGFAHFRPLLAALMC; this is encoded by the coding sequence ATGACCCTGTCCCCGTACTGGCTGCGCGACAACTGCCCGTGCACCGAGTGCCGTGACCCGCGCAACGGGCAGAAGCTGTTCCAGATCGGCGAGTTGCCCGACGGTCTGGCCGCCGTCGAGGAGGTCGAGCGGGACGGGCGGCTGGAGGTGCGCTGGTCCGACGGCCACCGCTCCGCGTACCCGCTCGGCTGGCTGGACGAGGCGGGTGAGGTCGACGGGCGCACCGAACAGGGCAAGCGGCTGTGGGCGGCGGCGGACTTCACCCGCGGCCTGCCGGAGGCGGACTGGACGGCGTACCTGGCCGATCCGGCCGAGCGGGCGGCGGTGCTGGGCGCCGTCCGGCACCTGGGCTTCGCGGTGCTGCGCGGGGTGCCGGGCGAGGACCGGCAGGTGCTGGAGGTGGCCCGCACCTTCGGGTACGTCCGGAGGACCAACTACGGGGAGCTGTTCGACGTCCGGATCGAGCCGGACCCCAACAACCTGGCCTTCACCAGCGCCGCCATCGCCCCGCACACCGACAACCCGTACCGCGACCCGGTGCCGACCCTCCAGCTGCTGCACTGCCTGCGCAACGACGCGACCGGCGGCGACTCCGGCCTGGTGGACGGCTTCCGCGCGGCCGACCTGCTGCGCACCGAGCACCCGGCGGACTTCGCGGTCCTCACCGCGACTCCCGTCCCGTTCGTCTTCCGGGACCGCCGCACCGAGCTGTCCGCGGAGCAGCCGCTGATCGGCACCGACCCGCGCGGGCGGATCCGCGAGGTCCGGTTCAACAACCGTTCGATCGGCACCCTGCGGCTGCCCGCCGCCGAGCTGGACGCCTTCTACGCCGCGTACCGCCGGTTCGCCGCGATCACCCTGCGCCCGGAGCTCCGGCTGACCTTCCGGCTCGGGCCCGGCGACTGCCTGATCTTCGACAACACCCGGCTGCTGCACGCCCGGACGGCCTTCGAGCAGGACGGCCACCGCCACCTGCAGGGCTGCTACGCCGACCTGGACTCGCTGGCGAGCACCCTGGCCGTGCTGCACCGGAGGTCGGCCGCGCTGGACACCCTTGAGCAGCTGTTCGAGGGCGAGGGCGCCGCCGAGTACCTGGGCGAGGAGGTGACCATGGCCCAGCACATGCTGCAGGCCGGCGCACTGGCCGAGGCGGCCGGCGCGCCGCCGCACCTGGTCGCGGCCGCACTGCTGCACGACGTCGGCCACTTCAACGGCTCGGGGCTGGAGTTGATGCAGGGCCGGGACAACCGGCACAGCCACACCGGCGCCGACTGGCTGGGCCGGTGGTTCGGCCCCGAGGTGACGGAGCCGGTCCGGCTGCACGTGGCCGCCAAGCGCTATCTCTGCGCGGTGGAGCCGGGGTACCGGGAGCGACTGTCGGAGGCCTCGGAGTACACCCTGCGGGTGCAGGGCGGGCCGATGGACGAGCGCGAGGCGGCCGGGTTCGCCGCGCTGCCGGGGGCCGCGGACGCGGTGGCCGTCCGCCGCTGGGACGAGCAGGCCAAGGACGCCGGCGCCCGGATCCCGGGCTTCGCGCACTTCCGGCCGCTGCTCGCCGCGCTGATGTGCTGA
- a CDS encoding SAM-dependent methyltransferase — MTSRQEISTLPEPDPAEQGEWERLGVDTSAPHSARVYDYWLGGKTNFAPDRAMGQAFEEAIPSIRAMAKENRAFQGRAVRHLAREHGIRQFLDLGTGIPTSPNTHDIAEAVSPGTRVVYVDNDPIVLAHARALMVSTAGARTTYLHADLRKPAELLADPELTATLDLDRPVGLLLIAVLMLIADEDDPWGKVAELRDALPSGSCIALTHPTQDFDPETVATVAAAAQQGGMTLVPRTRDEVTRFFDGWELLEPGVSPVMAWRPDGEPPADPTAAYYWGAVARKK; from the coding sequence GTGACGTCACGTCAGGAAATCTCGACCCTGCCCGAGCCCGACCCCGCCGAGCAGGGGGAATGGGAACGCCTGGGAGTCGACACCAGCGCGCCGCACTCGGCGCGGGTCTACGACTACTGGCTCGGCGGCAAGACCAACTTCGCCCCCGACCGCGCGATGGGCCAGGCCTTCGAGGAGGCCATCCCCAGCATCCGCGCGATGGCCAAGGAGAACCGCGCCTTCCAGGGCCGGGCCGTCCGCCACCTGGCCCGGGAGCACGGCATCCGCCAGTTCCTCGACCTCGGCACCGGCATCCCGACCTCCCCCAACACCCACGACATCGCCGAGGCCGTCAGCCCCGGCACCCGGGTGGTCTACGTCGACAACGATCCGATCGTGCTGGCCCACGCCCGTGCGCTGATGGTGAGCACTGCGGGCGCCCGCACCACCTACCTCCACGCGGACCTGCGCAAGCCCGCCGAGCTGCTGGCCGACCCCGAGCTCACCGCCACCCTGGACCTCGACCGGCCGGTGGGCCTGCTGCTGATCGCCGTCCTGATGCTGATCGCCGACGAGGACGACCCGTGGGGCAAGGTCGCCGAACTGCGCGACGCGCTCCCGTCCGGCAGCTGCATCGCGCTGACCCATCCCACCCAGGACTTCGACCCCGAGACCGTGGCCACCGTCGCCGCCGCCGCGCAGCAGGGCGGGATGACGCTGGTGCCGCGCACCCGGGACGAGGTCACCCGGTTCTTCGACGGCTGGGAGCTGCTGGAGCCCGGCGTCTCCCCGGTGATGGCCTGGCGCCCCGACGGCGAACCGCCGGCGGACCCGACCGCCGCGTACTACTGGGGCGCCGTCGCCCGCAAGAAGTAG